The sequence ACGACACCGGGCCGGTGCGCGTGGGCGATCTGGCCGAGGTCAGGACCTACCGCGAGCCGGGCCAGCTCAACCGCTTCCAGGGGCAGCGGGCCGTGACGCTGACCGCCAACATTCGCGAGGGCGCGCCGGTCAGCGCGCCGAGCGTGGTCCACGACGTACGGACCTACTACCGGTCCATTCAGGACAACTACCCCGGCGCGACCATCAGTTTCGCGGGCGAGTACGAGTCAACGGGCCGGTCCTTCACCTCGCTCATGTACGCCTTCTGCATCGCGCTGCTGGTCATGTACACCATCCTGGCCTGCCAGTTCCAATCCTACGTCCAGCCGGCCATCATCCTGTCCGCCGTGGCGTTCGCCCTGATCGGCGTGGTCTTCGGGACCTTCCTGACGCGCTCCCTGTTCACGGTGAACAGCTTCATCGCCACCGTTGGCGTGGCCGGGGTCGTGGTCAACGACTCGCTGGTCCTGCTGGACTTCATCAACCGCCTGTACGCCAGGGGGTTTGAGCGGACCGAGGCTATTCGGGAAGCCGTGCGCGTCAGACTTCGCCCCATCCTTCTGACCACTCTGACCACCACTCTGGGCCTGCTGCCCATGGCGCTCGGCATCCCCTACTACTCCGTGGTCTGGGGAACCATGGCCACCACCTTCGTCACCGGCCTGTGCGTGGCCACGGCCATGACGTTGCTGGTCATGCCCCTGCTCTGGGACCTGGTCACACGGCGCAAGGAACGCAAGGACCGTAAACGGGCCGCCAGACAGGGCCTCGATTCCCCGGATGCGGAAGTCGGCAAAGTTTAGAGTAAATTTAGACTAATTTTAGAAAATCGGGATCAAGCTGATAACAATGAGGATTATCATTCCTGTTTAAGGAGAGATGCGGTCTGTACCGCTTTTAGAACCGGTATCCCAGGCGCAAGCCGAAATTGTCCATGCCCTCGTTCTCGTTGGCCAGATAGGCGTTGGACATATGTTCGAACTGGAGGGAGACGTTGACCTTTTCGGTCAGATTGTAGCCCACGGCCGCTCCCAGCCGGAACAGGACCGGCGACCCCAGTGATTTGCGGTCCGGATCGTCGGTGTCGCGGCGTCCGTTGTTGACCGACAGCCCGAGATTGCCGTCCACGAAAAAGCCGGTGGAGAACACGGGCAGCTCCCAGGTGAGGCCCGCATAGGCGTGCGAGGTGTTACCCTCGGTGTTGATGGTCGCCCCCAGGTGCGGGCGCGGTGACCAGATCACATCCAGGAAGGAAGGCGAGACAAACAGCAGTTCGCCGTTGATGTCCGTGCCGGATTCGCGGTGGAAGCTCCAGAAACTGATGTCATGGTCATACACCCCGCCCCGGATCTCGGACAGGATATTGCCTCCGGCGTAGGCCGGAAAAGCCGTCAGAGCCAGGAGCAGCAACAGGACCGAAACAAAATGCGCTTTGTGCATGGCAGCCTTCCTTCTATGGTTCCTACACCCTATATAGGAGGCTGTGAATTCCTGTCAAACCTCAGCGGCAGAGCGCGTCCAGAAAGGGCTGGATCGCATCTTCCGAAGCGCTCACCCACCAGACCAGATCGCCCGAATGCCAGATGAGATGGACCTGTCCCATGCCGCTGAAGCGGTACACGGCCAGCCCGTTGTGGTCCAGCCGACCCGGGTTCTTGAAAGGCGATTTGGGGTTTTCGAACATCTTGTGGACCATGAGCCCGGTCTGGCGGCGGGCTTCCTTCTCCGACTCCACGCGGGATACCCAGACCTCGGCCGGACGCTCGTCCCCACTGGCGTAACGGGCGATGGCGCTGGCCTCGGCTTCAAGCGCCTTGCCGTGCAACCGGTTGACCTCGTCCTGAGCCTCGCTTCCGGTTACCAACTGCACGCGTTTCAGCCCGTCCACCGCTTCGGGCAGCAGCCCGGACAAATCATCGGCATGGGCCGGCACGGCGACGGCAAAAATACACAGACAACACAGGATCAAACAGGCGCGGCGCATCTATCGAGCCTCCGAACTTGGGGTTTTGACGGTTTTGGGTTCTGGTTTGGGCGCGGATTCCGGTTCCGGCTTGTCTTCGGGCATTTTGTCGGGCCGGGATTTGCCGAGCTTGCCAAGGTCGGCGGTGAATGTCTGGCCGCCGCGCAGGACCGTGAAGACCAGCGGTTCGTCGGCGTCGTGCACCTTGGTTCCGGCCATGTGCAGGCTGAACAGCCCTTCCAGCGGGATGCCCGAGGCCTCGATCAGCATGTCACCGGGCCGCAGTCCGGCCCGAGCCGCTCTGGAGCCGCGTGAGACGGACTCCACCAGGATGCCGTCCGCCTGACCGGACAGGACCATGCCCATGCGCGAACGATAGCTGTCCGGCGAATAGAAGAACAGGTCCCCGGCCTCGGAGTCGAACTCCCCTCCCCGCCACGGCATGATGGTCAGTATGCGCGCCGCCGGGTCGAACCAGCGGATGCGCTTGGCGATGCCCCAGCCGTATTCCACGTGCCCGGCTCCGGCAATGACCAGTACGGGCCAGTCATACTGATTGCGCAGCCGCACGGCCTGCTCCGCCATCTTGGAATCCCAGATGGACTGGACCAGATAGAACCGCTCGCGCTCCTTCTCGTCCTTGGCGTCCTTGTTCCGGTGCATGGCCATGACCGCGTTCAGGAAGGCGCGCTGGTCCGTGGCGGGCGGCACGATCTCCTTGGGCAGCAGCGCCTTTTCCTCGTCGCTCAGCCCGTCCAGGCCGTCCTTGGTGATCTTGCGCACAACGGCGGACGGTACATTCAGCCCGGCCACAGGCACTCCATTGTCCTTGGCGATGGCGAAATGGTCGCGGAACAGCCCGAAATCATAGCCCCAGTTCGTGGCCCAATCGAGCTCTTCGGGCAGCCCGTCCAGGCTTACCTGCCCTTTGCAGAAATCGTCCAGCTCCTGCTGCCGGTCCACGCCGACCATCTCCAGCCCCATGGACAGTCCCTCGCCGTTGTCGGACAAGGCCTCCAGCAAGGCTTGCTGTACCTTGTGGTCCACCGGGTTGCGGTGCCCTTCTCCGATAAGAATATAGTCGTAACCCTTTGCCATAGCTGCGACTTCAGCCAAACTCAGCGGTTGCCCATAGTTGGAGATGAAGTCGCCCTTCTGCGGCAGGAAGGTAACGGCCATAGGCGCGTCGCCAATGGGCTGGGCCTGCATCTCGGGGGCGTTCTTCACACACGCGCCCAAGGCCAGGACCAGGCCCGGCAGGCAGAGCCACATCGCGCCCTTGCGCGCGGTTCGCAGTATATGCTCGATCATGAAAACCTCGTTACTTGTCGAATTCAGCGTACCAGATGGCCATGGGCAACCCTGCCGCATCCCGCTCCGCCGGGTCGGGCAAGGACCGCAATCGCCCTGCTCCCTGCCGCCCGGTCACGGCCAGAATCAGGGCGTCGAACACGTCGTCACCGGCCACCATGGATGCCGGATGCATGGTCCGAATCCGGTCCAGCAATCCGCGCACGTCCGGCACGAATCGCGTTAAAATTTCATACCGCTCCACCACTCCCGGCGTGTCCCGTTTGGGGTATCGCATGGGCGCTCCGCCAGCCATGGCAAAGTCCAGCTCCGGGTGCGATTCGAACACTTTTTCCACAGCTTCTGCATTCGTGGTCAAAAACAGATCGACTTCGGAAATCTTTTTCATAATACCCAAGGACTGCTCGGATAATGACTTACCGGAAGCTTTCCGGTTGATTGCCTTTGCCGCGTCCTTGGACCCGGCATGAACCGCGGCACGGGCGGGCGTATTGAACACGCTGGCACGCCTCGGCCCGAGCCGTTCCCGGAGCAGCTTTTCAGCCTTGCGGTTAGCATCGTCGGCCAGCCCGATGGGGATGTCCACCAGCACGCTCGCCGCGTCCTGGTGTTCCTCCCACAGGTCTGCGAACGCAGCGTACACGCCCACGTCCCATCGGCCGTCCGCCACCCAGGCAGCGCACCAGCCTGCCTTGCATCCGTCTACGCCCACGAATTTCATACCAGCACCTATACGCGCCCCAGCCAGTGGTCGCAACCAACTGCAACAGGGCGCACATGGGGCAGATGGGAATGCCTCCGGCGGCCAGAGGGGAAACTTTTGAAAAAGTTTCCCCTCTGGACTCCCCTTCAAAACTTTTTGTGTGCCTTCGGCAGGGGCGTGCGGGCGCGGCTTGACGAGGTGTTTCGCGGGGAGGTGGAGGGAGCTCGGCTGTGCGGTGTCCCGAAGTGTTCGCGCCGGAAGGCCATGGTGTTTGGAGGGCCGTCCGGCGCGAACACTTCGGGACGGTTGCCAACGCCGCAGGCAAGTTGGCGGGAGCCGCCAAAGCGGTTTCACGGCGTTTTGGAACGGTTGGAAAAGAATTGATTTCCACCGCGCTATCGCCATCCGCGAAGCGGCACAAAAAATTTAGGAAGGAAAGGGGGATGGGGGTCCGGGGGAAGGGGGAAAGGAAAGCCCTTTTCAAAGGGTTTCCTTTCCCCCTTCCCCCGGCCGCCGGAGGCGTCTTTTCTAGACGAACTTTCTGCGCAGGATGCCGCAGAGATAGTCGATGATGGTCACGGAGACGATGACCATGATCATCATGGTACAGACTTCGCGGTAGAGGTAGCCGTTGATCTTGTCGAACATGAGGAAGCCGATGCCGCCCGCGCCCACGAAGCCGAGGATGGTGGCCGAGCGGACGTTGGATTCGAAGCGCAGCAGGGTATAGCTAACCACGAGCGGCATGATCTGCGGGACGACCGAGAAGGCCATGATCTGGGCCGGACCCGCGCCCGAGGCGGTGACGGCTTCGACCTGGCCGGGTTCTATCTGTTCGATGGCCTCGGAAAAGACCTTGCCGAGTATGCCGAAGGTGTGGATCGCCAGCGCCAGGACACCCGCGTAGGGGCCCAGGCCGATGACGGCCACGAAGATCAGGGCCATGACGAATTCGTTGAACCCGCGGCAAAAGTCGAGCATGCGCCGGGCCGCGAACTGGCCGAACCAGCGCACCGCGCGTTGCCAGACCCCGTCGCCCTGAACCATCAGTTCCAGCGTGTTGCAGGCCGCGAACATGGCCATGGGGATGGCCGCCACAAAGGCGATGAGCGTTCCCCATATGGCGATGGCCACGGTCTCGATGAGGGCCTTGGAGTATTCCAAAAGATGCGGCCAAGCGGTTTCCGGTGGGAAATAACCGCCCGATTTTTCGTCCGATATGCGGTCGTATTCGCTTTGCACTATGCGTTCGCGGTCCTCGGGAGACATGGCCTGCATGCGTGCGTCGGCGCGTTTTTGGGCCTCGCGCTGCATGGCAACCGGGTCGAGTGTCTTGCCGGTGGCTGTGTATTCGGCCTTGACGGTCTGGTAGGACTCCTCGAAGGCGATGATGGCGGGCAGACGTTTGGCCTGATCCATGGCCGCCTGTTTGTCGGCGTCGTTGAGTTGCCTGCCGAACAGGTACTCAAAGGCGTTCTGCCGTTTGGTGTAGAGCGTGAAGGGGTCGATGTCCGTGGAGATGTAGGAGGCCACGAGCACGGCCAGGACAATGGCCACCAGGCCCCCCAGGGCGAGCTTCCGGGGGAAGCTGCGCCTGGGAGTGACCTGATCGAGTGTCAGATCTTGATTCATCGTTACTTCTTCTTGGCCAGTTCGGCCTTGAGACGCTTGAGGTAGCGGACCATGTCGTAGTCCTTGTCCGAGGTGTGGCGGTAGCCGCCGTTCTGCAGGATCTGCAGGGCCTCGGGGTCGTCATCGATCTTGAGCAGGGAACCGGCGATGGCCACCTTCAGGCTCTCGGGCAGGTCCTTGCGCACGGCGATGGGCGCACCGGGGATCATGTCGGAGCGCTTGATGATGTTGAAATCATCCAGGGAGGCGGCGCCCTTCTCGATCATGCGGTCCATGTCGATGTTGTTGGTGGCGGCAACCTGGATGGAGCCGTTCTTGACGGCCAGGATGGACGCGCCGTGAGAGCCGGAGAAACGCACTTCCTTGAAGTACTTCTCGGGATCGACCTTCATGTCGCGGGCGAAGATGACGTTGGGCACGAGGTAGCCGGAGGTGGAGTTGGGGTCGGTGAAGGCGAAGGTCTTGCCCTTGGCCTTTTCCATATCGGTGATGCCGGAACCCTTCTTGGTGATGATGATGCCGGTGTAGCCAGGCTGGCCGTCCTTGTTCAGCTCCATGACAACGGCTTCCGCATTGGCCTTTTCAGCGGCCTCGACGTAGCTCTTGGGGCCGAAGTAGGCCAGGTCGATGTGGCTGTTGGCCATGGCGGTGATGATGCCGTTGTAGTCGGAAGCGGTGAAGATCTCGACCTTGACGCCAAGGTCCTTTTCCAGTTCGGCGGCGATGGGCTTGGCGCGCTTGGCGGAGTCGGCCGCGCCTTCGGTGGGGATGAAGCCGAGTTTCAGCGTGGTGGGCCACTCGGCGGGGCCGGCGTTGGCCAGGCCGGGCAGGGCCACGGTCAGGACCAGGGCCGCCATCATGAGCACTTTGGACAGTTTCGAGAACATTGGGGAATCTCCTGTGATTGTTGAGGTTGATGCAGTACTTGCCGATCGGCGGGCGGTTCGCTGCCGTGTATGGATCAGGCGGCGGAAAGCTCTTCCAGGGCTTCCTCCGCCTTGTCGCCGTAGATGCACGACACGGTTTCGGCGTCCAGGTCGCGGGCCGTGCCGTCGAAAATCAGTTCGCCTTTGGACATGCCCAGGATGCGCTTGCCGAAGCGCTGGGCGAAATCGATGTGGTGCAGGTTCACGAGTACCGGGATGCCCTTGTCCTCGTGGATCTTGGCCAGGATCTGCATGACCGTTTCCGAGCTGCGGGGGTCCAGGGAGGCGATGGGTTCGTCGGCCAGAAAGACCTCGGGCTCCTGAGCCAGGGCACGGGCGATGGCCACGCGCTGCTGCTGGCCGCCGGACAGGGCGTCGGCCCGGCGGAAGGCCAGGTCGCCGATACCCACCTGTTGCAGGCATTCGAAGGCGAACTCCCGTTCTGCCTTGGAGAACTGGCGGAACATGGACAGGCAGTGTTTGACCGGATTGGCGTTGAAGCGCAGGCGACCGACTAGAACATTGTCGATCACGGTCAGGCGGCGGACCAGGTTGAACTGCTGAAAGATCATGCCCACGCGGCGGCGGACATGCCTGAGTTGCCCACCGTTGACCCGGGTAACGTCTTCGCCGAACAGGGCGATGGATCCCTGTGTCGGGCGGATGAGCCGGTTCATGCAGCGTAACAGTGTGGATTTGCCGGCTCCGGACAGGCCGATAATGACGCAGAAATCACCGGAGTTGACGGTCACGGAGACGTTTTTCAGGGCCTCGGTGCCGTTGGGGTAGACCTTGCTCAACCCCTTGGCCTGGATGGCCTCGCGGGGCTGGCGGTTGCGGATATCAATGGATTTCATGAAAGCCTCCCGACTCGTTCCTTGAATGTGTTGGAGGGAGGCGCACGGCGCTAAGGCCGCATTTTCCCTCACGCTGAACGGTCTACACCTTCCCTGCAACAGGGTTATTGTGACCGGGTGACGGTTTGACGAAATCGTCGCTCGACGTTGTCACAATCAGGCGGCGTTTTTTGCAGTGATTTCAAGCGGTCCGGAACAACCGACCGCCCACGTCTGTAACACGGCGGGTACGCCCTCTATCTCGCGCACCCGGACCAGGTCCGCGCGCATGCCGCAGGCGACGGCGCCGCGGTCCGAGAGGCCCACGGCCTGGGCCGGGTTGGCGCTGATCCGGGCCACGGCCTCGGGCAGGGAGAAGCCCAGCCGCCGGTGCAGAGCAAAGGCCCCGGCAATGAGGCTGCCGGGCACGTAGTCCGAGGAGATGATGTCCAGCAGTCCGGCTTCGGCCAGTTCAAGGGCCGAAACATTGCCAGAATGGGACCCCCCACGGACCAGGTTGGGGCCGCCCATGACGATCCGGATACCGGCTTCGCGGGCCAGGCAGGCTGCGGAGAGGGTGGTCGGGAATTCGGAGATGGCCATGCCCTCGGCCACGGCCTGGCTGATGTGCTCGGCCAGGGTGTCGTCGTGGCTGGCCATGGGCAGGTTGCGTTCCCGGCACAGGGAGACGATCCGCTCGCGGTTGCCCGCCGCGCAGGCCTGTTGGGTGGCGTGGAGTCGCTTCTCGATCTCGGCGAATTCCTCGTCGCTCCATCCCTTTTTGTAGTATTTGCGGTACTTGTCCGTGTCGGTGAACTGCCGCTGGCCCGGCGTGTGGTCCATGAGCGAGACGAGCATCAGGACCGGGTCGTCGATGTGGGGCAGAAGCATGTCCATGACCTTGGGATCGGAAAATTCACAGCGCAGGTGCAGCCGGTGGTCCGCCTTGAGCACCCCTGTGGCCCGTGCCCGGGCAAGGGCTTCAAGTGACATGCGCATCATCTCCGAGCGGTTGGGGCCGTCGTGGTATTCGCCCAGCGAGACCGCGTCGAGGACCGTGGTCACACCCGCGCCCGCCATGGTGTTGTCGTGGGCCAGGACCGCGCCGATGGGGTCGGGCCAGAACACGCCCGGCCTCGGCTCCAACTCCTGCTCCAGGTTGTCCGTGTGCAGTTCCACGAAGCCGGGCAGGAGATAGTCGTTTTCCAGGTCCAGGGCGTTGGTCGCGTTGCACGGGCCGAGGTCGATGGACTGGATGATCCCGTCCGCGACCCGGACCGAGCCGGTGATGATCTCGTCGCGCAGGATGATGCGCGCGTTTTTAAGGATGTAGTCCATGGTTATGCGGCCTCCTTGAAGCTGCGCATTTCGAACAGTCTGTCGGCCACCAGGTCGCGCACTTCCTCATCGTGGAAGATGCCGACCACGGCCGTCCCCCGGGCCTTGGCCTCGTTGATGAGTCCGACAACAACCCGTCGGTTCTCGGCGTCCAGCGAGGCGGTGGGTTCGTCCAGAAGCAGGACCGGGTATTCCACGCTGAAGCCGCGCGCGATGTTGACCCGCTGCTGTTCGCCGCCCGAGAAGGTGGCCGGGGGCAGGGACCACAGGGCGGACGGGATGTTCAGCCGTTTGAGCAGAAAGGCGGCGCGGTCCCGGCCTGCCTGGAGGTCACCGGTCAGCGTCACCAGCGGTTCGGCCACCACGTCCAGGGCCGGAACGCGCGGCACCACCCGCAGGAACTGGCTGACGTAGCCCATGGTCTTTTTGCGGATGTCGAGGACCTGGCGGGGCGTGGCCGAGGTGATGTCGACCATTTCGCCCTCATGGCGGATGGACACCGAGCCGTGTTGCGGCCGGTAATTGCCGTAGAGCGAGCAGATGAGCGAGGATTTGCCCGCGCCCGAGGCTCCGGCCAGGGCCACGCACTCCCCGGCGGCGACGTCTAGGCTCAGCCCGGAAAAGACCGGGATGACCGTGCCGCCCTGGGTGTGCAGGGTGAATGTCTTGTCCAGTTCGCGAACGGAAATCATGGTTGTGGCGGAAGACATGTTCGCTCCTAGGCCTGCAGGATCGAGGAGACCAGCAGTTGGGTGTAGGGATGTTGGGGGTCGTCCAGGACCTGATCGGTCAGCCCGGTCTCGACCACCTCGCCGCGTTGCATGACCATCAGCCGGTGGGCCAGAAGCCTAGCCACGGCCAGATCGTGGGTGACGATGATGACCGACAGCCCGAGCCGGGAGACAAGGTTGCGCAACAGGTCGAGCAGCTTGGCTTGCACGGACACGTCCAGCCCGCCCGTGGGTTCGTCCATGAACACGATCCGGGGATTGGTGATCAGGTTGCAGGCGATCTGCAGCCGCTGCTGCATGCCGCCGGAAAAGGTCTTGGGAAAGTGGTCGATGCGGCCGGCCTCGATCTCCACTTCGGCCAGCCACTTGAGCGCCTCGGCCCGGATGTTGCCGTAGTGGCGCGCGCCCACGGACATCAGCCGTTCACCCAGGTTGGCCCCGGCCGTGACGCCCAGGCGCAATCCGTCGCGCGGGTTCTGGTGGACAACGCCCAGTTCGGTCCGCAGCAGCTTGCGCCTTACGGGTTCGGCGCAGGTGTGCACGTCTATGTCGCCGAACTCGCGGGATGCGTAGCCCACATTGCCCGAGGTGGGTTCGAGCCTGCCGGAAAGGCAGCCGAGCAGGGTGGATTTGCCCGAGCCGGACTCGCCCACGATGCCCATGACCTCTCCGGGCCAGAGGTCGAAGGAGATGTCCCGGCAGCCGATCATTTCGCCGTATTTCTTGGTGATGCCGCGTACGCGGATCATGGGTTGCGGTAGGGTCGTCATGCTTTTTTATCCTGATTTTCCGGTCTGCCGCCCGTCAGTTCCGAGAACTCCTCGCGTCCGGCCATGGGGCCGGTGTGGCCCTGGCTGCGTCGGGTGGCGCAGTAATCCGTGTCCGAGCAGACGAACATGCGTTCGCCCTTGTCGTTGAGGATGACCTCGTCCAGGTAGC is a genomic window of uncultured Pseudodesulfovibrio sp. containing:
- a CDS encoding acyloxyacyl hydrolase — encoded protein: MHKAHFVSVLLLLLALTAFPAYAGGNILSEIRGGVYDHDISFWSFHRESGTDINGELLFVSPSFLDVIWSPRPHLGATINTEGNTSHAYAGLTWELPVFSTGFFVDGNLGLSVNNGRRDTDDPDRKSLGSPVLFRLGAAVGYNLTEKVNVSLQFEHMSNAYLANENEGMDNFGLRLGYRF
- a CDS encoding ChaN family lipoprotein, translating into MIEHILRTARKGAMWLCLPGLVLALGACVKNAPEMQAQPIGDAPMAVTFLPQKGDFISNYGQPLSLAEVAAMAKGYDYILIGEGHRNPVDHKVQQALLEALSDNGEGLSMGLEMVGVDRQQELDDFCKGQVSLDGLPEELDWATNWGYDFGLFRDHFAIAKDNGVPVAGLNVPSAVVRKITKDGLDGLSDEEKALLPKEIVPPATDQRAFLNAVMAMHRNKDAKDEKERERFYLVQSIWDSKMAEQAVRLRNQYDWPVLVIAGAGHVEYGWGIAKRIRWFDPAARILTIMPWRGGEFDSEAGDLFFYSPDSYRSRMGMVLSGQADGILVESVSRGSRAARAGLRPGDMLIEASGIPLEGLFSLHMAGTKVHDADEPLVFTVLRGGQTFTADLGKLGKSRPDKMPEDKPEPESAPKPEPKTVKTPSSEAR
- a CDS encoding DUF429 domain-containing protein; the protein is MKFVGVDGCKAGWCAAWVADGRWDVGVYAAFADLWEEHQDAASVLVDIPIGLADDANRKAEKLLRERLGPRRASVFNTPARAAVHAGSKDAAKAINRKASGKSLSEQSLGIMKKISEVDLFLTTNAEAVEKVFESHPELDFAMAGGAPMRYPKRDTPGVVERYEILTRFVPDVRGLLDRIRTMHPASMVAGDDVFDALILAVTGRQGAGRLRSLPDPAERDAAGLPMAIWYAEFDK
- the phnE gene encoding phosphonate ABC transporter, permease protein PhnE, whose translation is MNQDLTLDQVTPRRSFPRKLALGGLVAIVLAVLVASYISTDIDPFTLYTKRQNAFEYLFGRQLNDADKQAAMDQAKRLPAIIAFEESYQTVKAEYTATGKTLDPVAMQREAQKRADARMQAMSPEDRERIVQSEYDRISDEKSGGYFPPETAWPHLLEYSKALIETVAIAIWGTLIAFVAAIPMAMFAACNTLELMVQGDGVWQRAVRWFGQFAARRMLDFCRGFNEFVMALIFVAVIGLGPYAGVLALAIHTFGILGKVFSEAIEQIEPGQVEAVTASGAGPAQIMAFSVVPQIMPLVVSYTLLRFESNVRSATILGFVGAGGIGFLMFDKINGYLYREVCTMMIMVIVSVTIIDYLCGILRRKFV
- the phnD gene encoding phosphonate ABC transporter substrate-binding protein encodes the protein MFSKLSKVLMMAALVLTVALPGLANAGPAEWPTTLKLGFIPTEGAADSAKRAKPIAAELEKDLGVKVEIFTASDYNGIITAMANSHIDLAYFGPKSYVEAAEKANAEAVVMELNKDGQPGYTGIIITKKGSGITDMEKAKGKTFAFTDPNSTSGYLVPNVIFARDMKVDPEKYFKEVRFSGSHGASILAVKNGSIQVAATNNIDMDRMIEKGAASLDDFNIIKRSDMIPGAPIAVRKDLPESLKVAIAGSLLKIDDDPEALQILQNGGYRHTSDKDYDMVRYLKRLKAELAKKK
- the phnC gene encoding phosphonate ABC transporter ATP-binding protein, with the protein product MKSIDIRNRQPREAIQAKGLSKVYPNGTEALKNVSVTVNSGDFCVIIGLSGAGKSTLLRCMNRLIRPTQGSIALFGEDVTRVNGGQLRHVRRRVGMIFQQFNLVRRLTVIDNVLVGRLRFNANPVKHCLSMFRQFSKAEREFAFECLQQVGIGDLAFRRADALSGGQQQRVAIARALAQEPEVFLADEPIASLDPRSSETVMQILAKIHEDKGIPVLVNLHHIDFAQRFGKRILGMSKGELIFDGTARDLDAETVSCIYGDKAEEALEELSAA
- a CDS encoding alpha-D-ribose 1-methylphosphonate 5-triphosphate diphosphatase codes for the protein MDYILKNARIILRDEIITGSVRVADGIIQSIDLGPCNATNALDLENDYLLPGFVELHTDNLEQELEPRPGVFWPDPIGAVLAHDNTMAGAGVTTVLDAVSLGEYHDGPNRSEMMRMSLEALARARATGVLKADHRLHLRCEFSDPKVMDMLLPHIDDPVLMLVSLMDHTPGQRQFTDTDKYRKYYKKGWSDEEFAEIEKRLHATQQACAAGNRERIVSLCRERNLPMASHDDTLAEHISQAVAEGMAISEFPTTLSAACLAREAGIRIVMGGPNLVRGGSHSGNVSALELAEAGLLDIISSDYVPGSLIAGAFALHRRLGFSLPEAVARISANPAQAVGLSDRGAVACGMRADLVRVREIEGVPAVLQTWAVGCSGPLEITAKNAA
- the phnL gene encoding phosphonate C-P lyase system protein PhnL, which translates into the protein MSSATTMISVRELDKTFTLHTQGGTVIPVFSGLSLDVAAGECVALAGASGAGKSSLICSLYGNYRPQHGSVSIRHEGEMVDITSATPRQVLDIRKKTMGYVSQFLRVVPRVPALDVVAEPLVTLTGDLQAGRDRAAFLLKRLNIPSALWSLPPATFSGGEQQRVNIARGFSVEYPVLLLDEPTASLDAENRRVVVGLINEAKARGTAVVGIFHDEEVRDLVADRLFEMRSFKEAA
- the phnK gene encoding phosphonate C-P lyase system protein PhnK; translated protein: MTTLPQPMIRVRGITKKYGEMIGCRDISFDLWPGEVMGIVGESGSGKSTLLGCLSGRLEPTSGNVGYASREFGDIDVHTCAEPVRRKLLRTELGVVHQNPRDGLRLGVTAGANLGERLMSVGARHYGNIRAEALKWLAEVEIEAGRIDHFPKTFSGGMQQRLQIACNLITNPRIVFMDEPTGGLDVSVQAKLLDLLRNLVSRLGLSVIIVTHDLAVARLLAHRLMVMQRGEVVETGLTDQVLDDPQHPYTQLLVSSILQA